The nucleotide window GAGAAGATTAAACTTTATTATTTGTTAAAAAAATTAGGTTTATTGCCCTGATTCAATAAGTTTACTTTATAAAAAAGGAAAACTATGAATCAACAAAAAAATATTGAAAATGCTATAAAAGCACTTCAAAATGGAACTGGTATTATCATCACTGATGATAAAAATAGAGAAAACGAAGCTGATATTATCTTTCATGCAAATACGATTACTGAAAAACAAATGGCACTACTAATAAGAGAATGTAGTGGTATCGTATGCTTATGTTTGACACCTCAAAAGGTAAAAGAATTAAATCTTCCTATGATGGTTGAAACAAATCATTCTAAATTTCAAACACCTTTTACAATTTCAATAGAAGCAAAAGAAGGTATATCTACTGGTGTTAGTGCAAAAGACAGAGTTACAACTATAAAATCAGCTCTAAAAAAAGATGGGATAAATCATATAATCTCTCCTGGACATATATTTCCATTGTGTGCAAAAAATGGTGGTGTTTTAGAAAGAAATGGACATACTGAAGCAAGTATTGATATAATTAAAATTGCAAATTTAGAACCAAATGCTGTTTTATGTGAGATAACAAATGAAGATGGTTCTATGGCAAAAGGTGAACAAATTATAAATTTTGCAAAAAAACACTCTATGCCAATTATTAGTATTGAAGAAATTATTGAATATAGATTAAAAAAGGAAATTCTATGAATATAATCGATTTTGAAAATTTAAATGTAGGATATGATGAAAAAATCGTTTTAAAAGATGTAAATCTAAAGATTAAACAAGGTGAACATTGGGCAATTTTAGGAGCAAATGGAAGTGGAAAATCAACTTTGATGAAAGTTATCCAATCTGAAATTCATCCAAGAAGAGATAAACCATTTAAAAAAGAGATTTTAGGAAAAGCAACTTATTCTATTTTTGAGCTTAGAAAAGAGTTAGGAATTATAACAAATGATTTACATAACTATTTTGCAAGAGAAGCTGGTTATCTTAGTGGATTTGAAGTTGTTTTAAGTGGACATTATAGTTCTGTTGGGATATTTACACATCAAGACTTTACAAAAGAACAAATCACAAAAGCAAAAGAGGTTTTAGAGTTTTTGGATATTATTGATTTAAAAGATAAAAGAGTTGCTGAGATGAGTACAGGACAACTAAGAAAATGTATAGTTGGACGGGCACTTATTCATGAACCAAAAGCATTTATTTTAGATGAGCCAACAGTTGGACTTGATATAAAAGCTCAAATAAATTTTATAAAAATGTTAAAAAAACTTTCTATTAAT belongs to Arcobacter defluvii and includes:
- the ribB gene encoding 3,4-dihydroxy-2-butanone-4-phosphate synthase, which produces MNQQKNIENAIKALQNGTGIIITDDKNRENEADIIFHANTITEKQMALLIRECSGIVCLCLTPQKVKELNLPMMVETNHSKFQTPFTISIEAKEGISTGVSAKDRVTTIKSALKKDGINHIISPGHIFPLCAKNGGVLERNGHTEASIDIIKIANLEPNAVLCEITNEDGSMAKGEQIINFAKKHSMPIISIEEIIEYRLKKEIL
- a CDS encoding ABC transporter ATP-binding protein — protein: MNIIDFENLNVGYDEKIVLKDVNLKIKQGEHWAILGANGSGKSTLMKVIQSEIHPRRDKPFKKEILGKATYSIFELRKELGIITNDLHNYFAREAGYLSGFEVVLSGHYSSVGIFTHQDFTKEQITKAKEVLEFLDIIDLKDKRVAEMSTGQLRKCIVGRALIHEPKAFILDEPTVGLDIKAQINFIKMLKKLSINSSIILVTHHLEEIFEEIENVALIYDNTIYKSGKKEEILTSENLSKIFETKLTIGEKNNRYFVEEIL